From the Mangifera indica cultivar Alphonso chromosome 10, CATAS_Mindica_2.1, whole genome shotgun sequence genome, one window contains:
- the LOC123227231 gene encoding protein SHORT HYPOCOTYL IN WHITE LIGHT 1-like isoform X1 codes for MAFALVISPPSLLTVSQQKSHFHNYPKFLTFGTLNPLQASRRTSNFPQGNESLVDDPRNWGRRISQQFNEDYDDDDDDEEEEEEEDRSLDLLVRFVENMFKKISRRARKAVRSVLPVSISTNLVGFSVNGVLILAFLWVLKAFLEVVCTLGSVVFASILLIRGAWTGITYLQESRSHRLDEMDDENRAWTGAQPAS; via the exons ATGGCATTCGCACTTGTTATATCACCTCCCTCTTTGTTAACAGTCTCCCAACAAAAATCTCACTTTCATAATTATCCCAAATTCCTCACGTTTGGAACCCTAAATCCTCTCCAAGCTTCTAGAAGAACCTCTAATTTCCCTCAG GGAAATGAGAGTCTCGTGGATGATCCGCGCAATTGGGGCCGTAGGATCAGTCAGCAGTTTAACGAAGATTATGATGAcgacgatgatgatgaagaggaagaagaggaggaagatAGGAGTTTGGATCTGTTAGTTAGATTTGTTGAGAATATGTTCAAGAAGATTTCTAGAAGAGCTAGAAAGGCAGTACGCTCCGTTTTGCCAGTCTCGATCTCGACCAATCTG GTTGGGTTTTCTGTTAATGGAGTTCTGATTCTCGCGTTCCTGTGGGTTTTGAAGGCATTTCTTGAG GTAGTGTGCACCCTTGGAAGTGTAGTCTTTGCGAGCATATTACTTATACGTGGTGCTTGGACTGGGATAACCTATTTACAAGAAAGCCGCAGTCATCGTTTGGATGAAATGGATGATGAGAATCGTGCATGGACCGGTGCTCAGCCTGCAAGTTGA
- the LOC123227231 gene encoding protein SHORT HYPOCOTYL IN WHITE LIGHT 1-like isoform X2 → MAFALVISPPSLLTVSQQKSHFHNYPKFLTFGTLNPLQASRRTSNFPQGNESLVDDPRNWGRRISQQFNEDYDDDDDDEEEEEEEDRSLDLLVRFVENMFKKISRRARKAVRSVLPVSISTNLVGFSVNGVLILAFLWVLKAFLESDRFLKSRTEFDLTRFSIML, encoded by the exons ATGGCATTCGCACTTGTTATATCACCTCCCTCTTTGTTAACAGTCTCCCAACAAAAATCTCACTTTCATAATTATCCCAAATTCCTCACGTTTGGAACCCTAAATCCTCTCCAAGCTTCTAGAAGAACCTCTAATTTCCCTCAG GGAAATGAGAGTCTCGTGGATGATCCGCGCAATTGGGGCCGTAGGATCAGTCAGCAGTTTAACGAAGATTATGATGAcgacgatgatgatgaagaggaagaagaggaggaagatAGGAGTTTGGATCTGTTAGTTAGATTTGTTGAGAATATGTTCAAGAAGATTTCTAGAAGAGCTAGAAAGGCAGTACGCTCCGTTTTGCCAGTCTCGATCTCGACCAATCTG GTTGGGTTTTCTGTTAATGGAGTTCTGATTCTCGCGTTCCTGTGGGTTTTGAAGGCATTTCTTGAG AGTGACAGATTTCTCAAGAGTAGAACAGAGTTTGACCTGACCAGGTTCAGTATAATGTTATGA
- the LOC123227231 gene encoding protein SHORT HYPOCOTYL IN WHITE LIGHT 1-like isoform X3: MAFALVISPPSLLTVSQQKSHFHNYPKFLTFGTLNPLQASRRTSNFPQGNESLVDDPRNWGRRISQQFNEDYDDDDDDEEEEEEEDRSLDLLVRFVENMFKKISRRARKAVRSVLPVSISTNLVGFSVNGVLILAFLWVLKAFLESHYHVS; this comes from the exons ATGGCATTCGCACTTGTTATATCACCTCCCTCTTTGTTAACAGTCTCCCAACAAAAATCTCACTTTCATAATTATCCCAAATTCCTCACGTTTGGAACCCTAAATCCTCTCCAAGCTTCTAGAAGAACCTCTAATTTCCCTCAG GGAAATGAGAGTCTCGTGGATGATCCGCGCAATTGGGGCCGTAGGATCAGTCAGCAGTTTAACGAAGATTATGATGAcgacgatgatgatgaagaggaagaagaggaggaagatAGGAGTTTGGATCTGTTAGTTAGATTTGTTGAGAATATGTTCAAGAAGATTTCTAGAAGAGCTAGAAAGGCAGTACGCTCCGTTTTGCCAGTCTCGATCTCGACCAATCTG GTTGGGTTTTCTGTTAATGGAGTTCTGATTCTCGCGTTCCTGTGGGTTTTGAAGGCATTTCTTGAG agtcattaTCACGTCTCCTAA
- the LOC123227229 gene encoding putative F-box protein At1g23770 has translation MCNWAASMSNCNPIQEPNLVSSDTDDCEALSSDDESVSPTMEINNLVSPPPKLPPVFSFMEKVFMEEVGSLSDNFKLLIMGIHVIMLQSGFVCFDSDSGNKIDGFRLPTNWDDKASSTRYLCYTLPQLLELGFIAVERVVLRFQNSEDSVSIFGALAVRDSVEQHQLILNQNRFVDPLLWAFACRRIIERRIKIDATSSEQYPENEIFEFHKLVDDALVHPLLSDLHEGTGLLLPPCFMGLPVEIKIKIVGLLDGDYIARVACVCSELRNLTSEDDLRRKYMQAFRRSGTFPGMSNWKESYGFSKMKHPYRFGREEYDIENWTRQEYVLEQTLIWNEISW, from the coding sequence ATGTGTAACTGGGCAGCCTCTATGTCTAACTGTAACCCCATACAGGAACCGAACCTTGTTTCTTCTGATACAGACGACTGTGAAGCGTTATCATCCGATGATGAATCTGTATCTCCAACCATGGAAATCAACAACCTTGTTAGTCCACCACCCAAGTTACCTCCTGTTTTCTCTTTTATGGAAAAGGTTTTCATGGAAGAAGTTGGCAGTCTTTCAGATAATTTCAAGCTTTTGATCATGGGTATTCATGTTATAATGTTACAGTCTGGTTTTGTCTGTTTTGATTCTGATTCAGGGAATAAAATTGATGGGTTTCGTCTTCCTACTAATTGGGATGATAAGGCTTCTTCCACCAGGTACTTATGCTACACTCTCCCTCAACTTTTGGAACTTGGTTTTATTGCAGTAGAGAGAGTTGTTTTGAGGTTTCAAAACTCAGAAGACTCTGTAAGCATATTTGGTGCTTTAGCTGTTAGAGATTCTGTGGAGCAACATCAGCTGATTCTAAATCAAAATCGATTTGTTGATCCTTTACTTTGGGCTTTTGCGTGCCGTCGTATAATCGAAAGAAGGATTAAAATCGATGCCACTTCTTCTGAACAATAcccagaaaatgaaatttttgagTTTCATAAACTTGTCGATGATGCTCTTGTGCATCCTCTCTTAAGTGATCTTCATGAGGGGACTGGCTTGCTTCTTCCACCTTGCTTTATGGGTTTACCTGtagaaattaaaatcaagatTGTGGGGTTGCTTGATGGAGATTATATTGCAAGGGTGGCCTGTGTTTGTTCAGAACTGAGGAATTTGACTTCTGAAGATGATTTGCGAAGAAAGTATATGCAAGCTTTTAGAAGATCTGGAACATTTCCAGGGATGAGTAATTGGAAAGAATCTTATGGTTTTAGTAAGATGAAGCACCCTTATCGATTTGGACGCGAGGAATATGATATTGAGAATTGGACTCGACAAGAATATGTTCTTGAACAGACCTTAATCTGGAACGAAATTTCCTGGTAA
- the LOC123227234 gene encoding putative F-box protein At1g23770, with translation MSNSNPVQEPSLVSSDTDDFEALSSDDESVSSTMEVNNLVSPPPKLPPVKSNIISFMKKVFMEEVGNLSDDFKLLIVGIHAIMLQSGFVCFDSDSGNKIDGFRLPTHWDDKASSTRYLCYTLPQLLELGFIAVERVVLRFQNSEDSVNIFGSLAVRDSVEQHQLILNLNRFVIPLDLFFVNCDMIETRIKIHGTSSEQYPENEIFEFHKLVNDALVHPLLIDIHERAGLLLPPCFMGLPVEIKIKIVELLDGVDIARLACVCSELRNLTSDDDLWRRKFMQDFGISGTFPRMSNCKDLYAFRKMKHPYRSALKRNMFLRSMLNRP, from the coding sequence ATGTCTAACTCTAACCCCGTACAAGAACCGAGCCTTGTTTCTTCTGATACAGATGACTTTGAAGCCTTATCATCCGATGATGAATCTGTATCTTCAACCATGGAAGTCAACAACCTTGTTAGTCCACCACCCAAGTTACCTCCTGTTAAGTCTAACATAATCTCTTTTATGAAAAAGGTTTTCATGGAAGAAGTTGGCAATCTTTCAGATGATTTCAAGCTTTTGATCGTGGGTATTCATGCTATAATGTTACAGTCTGGTTTTGTCTGTTTTGATTCTGATTCAGGGAATAAAATTGATGGGTTTCGTCTTCCTACTCATTGGGATGATAAGGCTTCTTCCACCAGGTACTTATGCTACACTCTCCCTCAACTTTTGGAACTTGGTTTTATTGCAGTAGAGAGGGTTGTTTTGAGGTTTCAAAACTCAGAAGACTCTGTAAACATATTTGGTTCTTTAGCTGTTAGAGATTCTGTGGAGCAGCATCAGCTGATTCTAAATCTAAATCGATTTGTTATCCCTTTAGATTTGTTTTTTGTGAACTGTGATATGATCGAAACAAGGATTAAAATCCATGGCACTTCTTCTGAACAATAcccagaaaatgaaatttttgagTTTCATAAACTTGTCAATGATGCTCTTGTGCATCCTCTCTTAATTGATATTCATGAGAGGGCTGGCTTGCTTCTTCCACCTTGCTTTATGGGTTTACCTGtagaaattaaaatcaagatTGTGGAGTTGCTTGATGGAGTTGATATTGCAAGGCTGGCCTGTGTTTGTTCAGAACTGAGGAATTTGACTTCTGATGATGATTTGTGGAGAAGAAAGTTTATGCAAGATTTTGGAATATCTGGAACATTTCCTAGGATGAGTAATTGCAAAGACCTTTATGCTTTTAGGAAGATGAAGCACCCTTATCGATCTGCACTCAAAAGGAATATGTTCTTGAGATCTATGTTGAACAGACCTTAA
- the LOC123227233 gene encoding F-box protein SKIP22-like, whose product MKLRIRSVESRETQRLEVPSQCTLQQLTQILSQSFSSSPSSLHLSLNRKDELLAPVPEASVESLGVTSGDLIYYSLNPSAFASQQDSAPQESTQTLVPNQHESKPKENDSGQDNENPPGRLATQGNTVVESMEIKGTVVNSGEPMSSDCEFSGENRDISVEEPYNLKGTEELQEFPMDIDVDGKRTSEPYFLRKVLREELGDDASAHKLVVVAVHAVLLQSGFVGLDVASGKKIDSLCLPSEWPSTAVTMSLSYTLPEILNMNANNVIESIVLKFQSLGHFVNVYGCLVGGDSGLHRICLNKSKFAPIIDLVWTKDGKLNEKGESKNLCPEKEVFEFWKMVKDGLALPLFIDLCEKTGLSLPACLMRLPTELKIKILECLPGVDIAKMGCVCSEFRYLASNSDLWEKKFAEEFGNQPYEPGISSWKGRFAIHWDANKKRKRVMLPEYTRVPRPFFHTSIIRDSYPLGFFPMMGGDHERLPGSGTHFPIGQPIGPSHPLLLRLNRRRSFSPNCNLGDNELSFGLH is encoded by the coding sequence ATGAAGCTCAGAATTAGATCCGTTGAATCCAGAGAAACCCAGAGGCTTGAAGTCCCTTCTCAATGCACTCTTCAACAACTAACACAAATTCTCTCGCAGTCCTTTTCTTCGTCTCCGTCTTCTCTCCATCTCTCCCTCAACAGAAAGGACGAGCTCCTAGCTCCAGTGCCTGAGGCATCCGTTGAATCCCTCGGCGTCACCTCCGGGGACCTTATCTATTACTCTCTTAACCCGTCGGCTTTTGCTTCTCAACAGGATTCTGCTCCTCAAGAATCAACTCAAACCCTAGTTCCAAATCAACATGAGTCCAAGCCCAAAGAAAATGATTCTGGTCAAGATAATGAAAACCCACCTGGTAGATTGGCCACACAAGGAAACACAGTTGTGGAATCAATGGAAATTAAGGGAACTGTTGTGAATTCAGGAGAACCCATGTCGAGTGATTGTGAATTTTCTGGAGAAAATCGAGATATTTCTGTTGAAGAGCCCTATAATCTCAAAGGAACTGAAGAATTGCAAGAATTTCCTATGGATATTGATGTAGATGGCAAGAGAACTTCTGAGCCATACTTTTTAAGGAAGGTGCTGAGAGAAGAATTAGGTGATGATGCAAGTGCTCACAAGCTCGTTGTAGTTGCGGTTCATGCGGTTTTATTACAGTCTGGTTTTGTTGGTCTCGATGTGGCGTCTGGTAAGAAAATTGACTCTTTGTGTTTACCCAGTGAGTGGCCTTCAACAGCAGTTACAATGTCTCTTTCATATACTCTCCcagaaattttgaatatgaatgCTAATAATGTGATTGAATCTATTGTTTTGAAGTTTCAAAGCTTAGGACATTTTGTTAATGTTTATGGTTGTTTAGTTGGAGGGGATTCAGGGTTGCATAGGATTTGCTTGAATAAATCTAAGTTTGCTCCTATTATAGATTTAGTGTGGACAAAGGATGGTAAGTTGAATGAGAAAGGTGAGTCTAAGAATTTGTGCCCTGAAAAGGaagtgtttgaattttggaaGATGGTGAAAGATGGACTTGCGTTGCCATTATTTATAGACCTTTGTGAAAAGACAGGGTTAAGTCTTCCAGCATGTTTGATGCGTCTCCCAACGGAGCTGAAGATTAAGATTTTGGAGTGTTTGCCTGGTGTTGATATTGCTAAGATGGGATGTGTGTGTTCGGAATTTCGATACTTGGCATCAAATAGCGATTTGTGGGAGAAAAAGTTTGCAGAGGAGTTTGGGAATCAACCATATGAACCTGGTATAAGCAGCTGGAAAGGGAGGTTTGCTATCCATTGGGATGCTAACAAGAAGAGAAAGAGGGTGATGTTGCCTGAGTATACTCGTGTGCCAAGGCCTTTTTTTCACACCTCAATCATTAGAGATTCTTATCCACTTGGGTTTTTCCCAATGATGGGAGGTGACCATGAGCGCTTGCCAGGTTCTGGCACACACTTTCCTATTGGACAGCCCATTGGCCCCAGCCACCCGCTACTTCTTCGATTGAATAGGAGGCGCAGTTTTTCTCCAAATTGCAATCTGGGAGATAATGAGCTATCTTTTGGTTTGCACTGA
- the LOC123227473 gene encoding pre-mRNA-processing protein 40B-like — protein sequence MANNSQSSGVQMPHQPPQAGVLDPPRGFIPPMPLQFRPLVPAPQQQQFMPVAPQHFQPVGQNVPLLNAAMSSQTPQPQFPPLMQQLPARPGPSAPSHLPTPQQVISFPNSQPVHITAGASLPQPNAQAPSLYPPGSGALGRPLSASYTFAPSSYGQAQMTVIASAGTQYQLLSQMSAPAGGQTGASGSQSSASASSS from the exons ATGGCCAATAATTCTCAATCTTCTGGTGTACAG ATGCCTCATCAACCACCACAGGCTGGTGTTTTGGATCCTCCTCGAGGTTTTATTCCACCCATGCCACTTCAG TTTCGGCCCTTGGTTCCAGCACCGCAGCAACAACAGTTTATGCCAGTGGCTCCTCAGCATTTTCAGCCTGTTGGACAAAATGTTCCTTTATTGAATGCTGCAATGTCATCTCAAACTCCACAGCCCCAGTTTCCACCATTGATGCAACAGCTACCAGCAAGACCTGGCCCATCAGCACCTAGCCATCTTCCAACGCCACAGCAGGTAATATCATTTCCAAATTCGCAGCCAGTTCACATCACTGCTGGAGCATCACTACCCCAGCCTAATGCACAAGCTCCTAGTCTCTATCCGCCTGGTTCAGGTGCCCTGGGAAGACCTCTTTCTGCATCATATACT TTTGCACCATCTTCATATGGTCAAGCTCAAATGACTGTTATTGCTAGTGCTGGAACTCAGTATCAGCTTCTATCTCAAATGAGTGCTCCTGCTGGAGGACAAACAGGTGCATCTGGTAGCCAGAGCAGTGCTTCTGCATCAAGCTCGTGA
- the LOC123227472 gene encoding uncharacterized protein LOC123227472 — protein sequence MATSALKTVLVKQLKEYLQEQQEPFKLNTYLLERQYLRKSSSSDEGNSCCLTTSTENLKESCSHGSNKKRILHTLKTLKWMLHKLITPNDKQQQQRLSTCNKAVKDKLISETIDLIQQIAETNWFSTVSNVTALSTSLDCEAPEANPHCEPHNRSLCTETSQALNVRRFEGKKGPSTSSRILIQAEGQPTFSALICKSPKPGKRIQAGFTEAKDIVWLGPSTKKKKSCNKSSS from the exons ATGGCTACTTCTGCATTGAAGACAGTACTTGTAAAACAGCTCAAGGAGTATCTACAAGAGCAACAAGAGCCTTTTAAATTAAACACGTACCTTTTGGAAAGACAATATTTGAGGAAAAGTTCAAGCTCCGATGAAGGAAATAGTTGCTGCCTCACCACATCCACAGAAAACCTGAAAGAATCATGCAGTCATGGATCGAACAAGAAGAGGATTTTACACACTTTGAAGACCCTGAAGTGGATGCTACACAAACTCATTACACCAAATGACAAGCAGCAGCAGCAGCGGCTCTCAACTTGCAATAAAGCTGTAAAAGATAAACTTATTTCTGAGACAATCGATTTGATCCAGCAGATTGCAGAAACAAACTGGTTTTCAACAGTAAGCAATGTAACCGCATTGAGTACCTCATTAGATTGTGAAGCTCCAGAAGCAAACCCACATTGTGAACCTCACAATCGCTCACTTTGCACAGAAACTTCTCAAGCCTTAAATGTTAGAcgttttgaaggaaaaaaag GACCTTCAACATCAAGCCGTATTCTTATCCAAGCTGAAGGTCAGCCCACCTTCTCAGCTCTTATATGTAAATCACCAAAGCCTGGAAAACGCATCCAAGCAGGATTTACAGAAGCAAAAGACATAGTATGGTTAGGTCCTTCAACCAAGAAGAAAAAGTCTTGCAACAAATCAAGCAGTTGA
- the LOC123227471 gene encoding ribosomal RNA small subunit methyltransferase E — protein sequence MRSFAAAVRPCFVQLVNRPPFRIRAFSRSSDYPNQSRGSLPRFFSQVLPSSKGGVVRVDGDEFWHMTKVLRLTTNDRVELFNGKGGLIQGFIQRIDCTGLDFVALEDPIVVLPQTTQWHVFAAFGTLKGGRADWLVEKCTELGAHSVTPLLTERSPAISENRVDRLQRVIFAASKQCQRLHEMAWNPPMKIDGLLPLVAQSKLSFVALAEATPLVSALASSRKESSGLIVVGPEGDFTEKEVDMMMKAGATAVGLGPHRLRVETATMALLATLMLWSDSQQTSNS from the exons ATGCGAAGCTTTGCGGCCGCAGTACGACCTTGTTTTGTTCAGCTGGTGAACCGTCCACCGTTTAGAATAAGAGCATTTTCTCGTTCATCCGATTACCCTAACCAATCACGCGGTTCTCTTCCTCGCTTCTTCTCCCAAGTTCTTCCTTCTTCCAAG GGAGGCGTTGTTCGCGTAGATGGAGATGAATTTTGGCATATGACTAAAGTCTTAAGGTTGACCACCAACGACAG GGTAGAGCTTTTCAATGGGAAAGGAGGTTTGATACAAGGTTTTATACAAAGGATTGACTGCACAGGATTGGATTTTGTGGCACTGGAGGATCCAATTGTAGTTCTTCCTCAAACTACACAATGGCATGTGTTTGCTGCTTTTG GTACTCTTAAGGGTGGTCGAGCTGACTGGCTTGTGGAGAAATGCACA GAGCTTGGAGCTCATAGTGTAACCCCTTTGCTGACTGAACGTTCACCTGCAATCTCAGAAAATCGAGTGGACAGATTGCAGCGTGTTATCTTTGCAGCATCTAAACAAT GTCAACGGTTGCATGAAATGGCTTGGAATCCTCCTATGAAAATTGATGGCCTTTTACCTCTT GTTGCCCAGTCAAAGCTATCTTTTGTTGCATTAGCAGAAGCTACTCCACTTGTCAGTGCATTGGCTTCATCAAGAAAAGAATCTAGTGGGCTGATAGTTGTTGGACCAGAAGGGG ACTTCACTGAGAAGGAGGTGGATATGATGATGAAAGCAGGTGCTACAGCTGTTGGTCTTGGGCCACATCGCTTGCGTGTTGAAACTGCAACAATGGCTCTTTTAGCAACTCTAATGTTATGGTCAGACTCTCAGCAAACATCAAACTCTTAA
- the LOC123227749 gene encoding uncharacterized protein LOC123227749 produces MRSRANKQSKFMLIISAPIRFLARARDFYIKGMQDFNGGIGKYDGAVVCPAAQVVHLSKNFSVNSSKPIDDEEFRELLRTASRKNMKSKMKLNQSGGMRRSYTVGAGKMGRIEEEEPCTFEEDGSKAEVLYPRSRSYAVNRRNFVHH; encoded by the coding sequence ATGAGAAGCAGAGCGAATAAGCAAAGCAAGTTCATGCTAATAATCTCAGCACCCATTAGATTTCTTGCAAGGGCTAGAGATTTTTACATAAAGGGCATGCAGGATTTCAATGGCGGGATAGGAAAGTACGATGGTGCAGTGGTCTGCCCTGCAGCTCAAGTTGTGCACTTGTCTAAGAATTTCAGTGTCAACTCTTCTAAGCCAATTGATGATGAAGAATTCAGGGAGCTTTTACGCACAGCATCAAGGAAGAACATGAAAAGTAAGATGAAGCTGAACCAGAGTGGTGGGATGAGGAGGAGTTACACTGTTGGAGCAGGGAAGATGGGGAGAATTGAAGAGGAAGAGCCATGCACATTTGAGGAAGATGGTTCAAAGGCAGAAGTGTTGTATCCAAGAAGTAGAAGTTATGCTGTCAACAGAAGGAACTTCGTTCACCATTAG